A genomic segment from Desulfurispirillum indicum S5 encodes:
- a CDS encoding sulfite exporter TauE/SafE family protein codes for MELVNILHFALTGIAAGIIAGTLGVGGGVIIVPSLLYLFARQGMDPALAIKLAVATSLSTIIVTSISAILAQMKRGAILWQVVRRWTPYILLGAFLSGTVASLLPAFALQAFIGCFLTYAGINMLRRWTPNPRRQLPGGVGTAGAGTFVGLVSGMAGIAGGNVIIPLLVASNVPMQNAVATSITLALPIATAGTIGFVYAGWHSLGLPAWSLGYVYLPALLGIATFTFLSVPFGVALSHRLPAPRLKRIFGLLVLLVAARILWKAFFP; via the coding sequence TTGGAACTTGTCAATATTCTCCATTTCGCGCTGACCGGCATTGCCGCTGGTATTATTGCCGGCACCCTCGGGGTGGGAGGCGGGGTGATCATTGTCCCTTCCCTGCTCTATCTCTTCGCGCGCCAGGGCATGGACCCGGCCCTGGCCATCAAGCTGGCCGTGGCCACATCCCTGTCCACCATTATTGTTACCTCAATCTCGGCCATCCTGGCGCAAATGAAGCGCGGCGCCATTCTCTGGCAGGTGGTGCGTCGCTGGACACCCTATATACTCCTGGGCGCCTTTCTCAGTGGGACCGTGGCCAGCCTGCTACCTGCTTTTGCCCTGCAGGCGTTTATCGGCTGCTTTCTCACCTATGCGGGAATCAATATGCTGCGCCGCTGGACCCCAAATCCGAGGCGGCAGCTTCCCGGCGGGGTGGGGACGGCGGGAGCGGGCACCTTTGTGGGCCTGGTCTCCGGCATGGCGGGTATTGCCGGCGGAAATGTGATCATCCCCCTGCTGGTGGCCTCCAATGTTCCCATGCAGAATGCCGTCGCCACCAGCATCACTCTGGCGCTGCCCATTGCCACGGCGGGAACCATCGGTTTCGTGTACGCGGGCTGGCACAGCCTCGGCCTGCCGGCCTGGAGCCTGGGATACGTCTACCTGCCAGCGCTGCTGGGCATCGCCACCTTTACCTTCCTCAGTGTGCCCTTCGGTGTTGCCCTCTCCCATCGTCTGCCCGCTCCCAGGCTTAAGCGCATCTTTGGCCTGCTGGTGCTTCTCGTGGCTGCGCGCATCCTCTGGAAGGCCTTTTTCCCATGA
- a CDS encoding conjugal transfer protein TraF translates to MGRKLLLAGAFLWLFPVVGHGGTLHPPGSTLTLGNVSHNQSLLASVQNPAAGAAALEKKGGQYRFGILSSIGFGYEFGDVDNLLDELDDLSDLLDDASTLQEVEDIKERFDEALVDMSRDGYLKVQGGVHVPLMPIVMTHSLWQGSITFDASYQGQARLGVLDDPIAWDEVRGEAVTNTSLYLKGAVIRQISLGYSRQVWENHFGTLYAGARLKHYEGDFSKNVIALMDADDDVADVFEDEFDANQRTSSALGVDAGVLWVAHLYRLGATVNNLNSPSLSYPAIGTGCDSLSGSAQDNCNTAAYFSNRINLREKYEMEPQLQVEGTLYHPNRQWVVSASLDANPVYDAVGDEVQWFTLSTAYLSESWVIPGYRFGYRKNLTGSELSYVTTGFTLFRTFNLDIAYGLDRIEVDDDEYPRSIMVNLGFDLTF, encoded by the coding sequence ATGGGAAGGAAACTCCTTTTGGCTGGTGCTTTTTTGTGGCTTTTCCCCGTCGTGGGGCACGGAGGGACACTGCATCCTCCCGGCTCCACCCTGACCCTTGGCAATGTCAGCCACAATCAGAGTCTGCTGGCCAGCGTGCAGAATCCCGCTGCCGGAGCGGCCGCCCTTGAGAAAAAAGGAGGGCAGTACCGTTTCGGCATTCTGAGCTCCATCGGTTTCGGCTATGAATTTGGCGACGTGGATAACCTGCTGGATGAACTGGATGACCTTTCCGACCTCCTGGATGACGCCTCCACCCTGCAGGAGGTGGAAGATATCAAGGAGCGCTTTGACGAGGCCCTGGTGGATATGAGCCGGGATGGCTACCTGAAGGTTCAGGGTGGCGTCCATGTCCCCCTGATGCCGATCGTCATGACCCACTCCCTGTGGCAGGGCAGCATCACCTTTGACGCCAGCTACCAGGGACAGGCCCGTCTGGGCGTCCTGGACGACCCCATTGCGTGGGACGAAGTCCGCGGCGAAGCCGTGACCAACACTTCCCTCTACCTGAAGGGAGCCGTGATTCGCCAGATCAGCCTGGGATACAGCCGCCAGGTATGGGAAAATCATTTCGGCACCCTCTATGCCGGTGCCCGCCTCAAGCACTATGAGGGAGATTTTTCCAAAAACGTCATCGCCCTGATGGACGCCGATGACGATGTGGCCGATGTCTTTGAAGACGAATTCGACGCCAACCAGCGTACCTCGTCGGCCCTGGGAGTCGATGCCGGCGTCCTCTGGGTGGCCCATCTCTATCGCCTGGGAGCCACGGTCAACAACCTCAACAGTCCCAGCCTCTCCTATCCCGCCATTGGTACAGGGTGCGACTCCCTCAGCGGCTCCGCCCAAGACAACTGCAATACGGCGGCGTACTTCAGCAACCGCATCAACCTGCGGGAAAAATACGAGATGGAGCCCCAGTTACAGGTAGAAGGTACCCTCTACCATCCCAACCGTCAGTGGGTGGTGTCCGCCAGCCTGGACGCCAATCCCGTCTATGACGCCGTGGGCGACGAGGTGCAATGGTTTACCCTCAGCACAGCCTACCTCAGCGAAAGCTGGGTGATTCCCGGCTACCGCTTCGGCTACCGCAAAAATCTCACCGGCAGCGAACTCAGCTATGTCACCACCGGCTTTACCCTTTTCAGAACCTTTAACCTGGATATCGCCTACGGCCTTGACCGCATCGAGGTTGACGATGATGAGTACCCACGCTCCATCATGGTCAACCTGGGCTTTGATCTGACGTTCTAA